The window GCGAACATCAAAACTGGCGTTCAAGAAAAGTGGCCATTGTAGGGGCGGGAGCCGTAGGAGCCACATTTGCATATGCCATGGCCCAGAACGGGTCGGCTGACGAAATCTGTCTCATCGACCTGAACGAGGAACTATGCAAGGGGCAGGTTCTGGACTTGTCGCACGGGCTTCCGTTTTACCCGACAATCAATATCTACGCCGGTTCCGAAAAAGATTACGCTGATGCGGATGTGATCGTAATCACTGCGGGTGCAGCCCAGAAAAAAGGCGAAACCAGACTCGATCTTCTCAAAAAAAACAGTGTTATCATCGAAGGTATCGTTGATCAGATTACGGCACAAAACTCACAGGCGGTTATTGTCGTTGTAACCAATCCGGTGGATATCCTTACAAAAATTGCTCTCGAACGATCGGGATGGGACCGGAGCCGGGTTATCGGTTCGGGTACGGTACTCGACAGTTCACGTTTTAAATATCTGCTCAGTGAGTTTTTTGATGTTTACGTGGGAAGCATTCATGCGTATGTTCTGGGCGAACATGGTGACAGTGAGTTTGCAGCATGGTCGATGGCCAATATCTCCGGTGTTCAGCTGGATGAATATTCCAGACAACTTGGAATAAAAGACTGGGATCATGAAAAGGAAAAAATTGAGCACGAAGTCAGAAATTCCGCCTATCACATTATTGACTACAAGGGTGCAACCAATTTTGGAGTCGGACTTGCCCTGGTTCAGATCGTAAGTGCGATTCTGAAGAATCAAAGAAGGGTGTTGACGGTATCGTATCACCTTGAGGGTGAATATGGTATTGAAAACATAAGCCTGGCAACTCCCTGCCTGATCACACAACACGGTGTAGAATCCATTGTGGGTACCGAACTTACTGATGATGAGCAGAATAAGCTGTTTCGATCTGCAGAGGTGTTAACATCGGAGTATGACTCCCTTAAAGCGTAACCGTATCAGTTAAACGAAGCATCTGCTAAAAAAAGTGCGCCCCGGCTTTGCATGTAGCAGCAATGCACCGGCGACGCACCTGAGTAAGTGACGTATACTTAATTACTGCACGAGTTTAGTCGAGCATGGTAACACGGCCTGTATCCAGATCATAAAAGGCACCGGCAATCACAACATCACCGTTTCTTTCCAGTTCTGCAATGATTGGGCTTCGCTCACGCATTTGCTCGATGGTGTAGCGAACATTGTTGTTTACTACATCGGTTACAAAGCTGTCATTTTCCGTGGTGGTTTCACCCTCGTAACCTTCCTCTGTACGTTCTACAGCAGGCTTGATTTTAGAAAGCATGGCCGTAATGTTGCCCATCTGAACGTCGTCAATGGCTGATTTAACAGCACCACAATGTTCGTGGCCCATAACAAGTATCACTTTGGATCCCGCTACGGCAGTGGCAAATTCCGTGCTGCCAAGTATATCCTCGTTTACGAAGTTACCGGCGACACGCGCTACGAAGATGTCGCCAACGCCTTTGTCAAACACATGCTCAACGGGCACGCGGCTGTCAATGCAGGAGATGACAACAGCTTCAGGGTACTGACCATCCGCGGTTTTGCTGACTTGAGCAGAGTAGTCGCGCGGTGTAAGATTATTGTTTACATAGCGCTCGTTTCCTTCCTGTAAATCCTGAAGGATTTCATCGGCTGTCAAAGCCTGCTGATCTTCCTGCGTCATGACGTCATCAACAAGTTCAGCTTCAGCTGATGCGGACTGTGAATTCATATCAGCGCCCGAACAGGCTGCGAAAAAGAGAAGAATTGCCGGAATGATTAATTTCATGGCTATATGTAGTTGTTTCATTGTGTGTATGGTTTTGATTGTGTTTACTTGTTTTTGATGTTTGTTTAACATGCTTCTGCAGGTCAGACTCAGGACATACGAATCGGACCTGTTTATAACGGATTTGCCGGGATAGCGAAGCCTTTGGAGGCCATGCAAGCAGGGCAGGGTCCTTTGTTTGCCTGCTATCTTACCCCGGCCTGTATAGAATAATCCGTGGATTTAGGGCAGGTATCAGACTAAATCGGGGGGAGGAGTGGGCACTACCACAACGGTCCTGGCCCTGGGGTCAGTGAAAAATGCGCCGCTGCTGTACGGAACAGCTTGTGGTTGGAATGATGTATTGCGGATATGGACATCATCTTCTTTACTCAGCTCTTCCACCGTTTCGGAGAGTGTGTTAACGAGGTTATCGGATTGTGACTGTTCAACCGGCGCCGGGGCAAAATGCTCCGAATCCAGCGTATGCTGAATACTTATCCCCAGCAAAAGCGGGACAAGCAGCATAAGAACAAAGCCGTATTTCCGAAATAAATGCATTATAGTAGAGTCGGTTGTACTGAGTACCTCAATTTCGGCAGTTCTCAGATCATGGTCAAATAATCAATTCAGAAAACAAATCGTTCTCTGCACAAAAAATAAATTCGAATGGTTAAATCGTTGACCTGAAAGATCTAAACGCATTCTTCCGTTACTGAATATCCTCTGTTAAAAAATTTGCCGCAAAAATTTCCGGATAAACCTCCGAAGCGTATTGGTAAGGCAATATACCCATTCTGAAAATGCACTACATTTTGTATACTGAAGACTAAGGGAGAATAGTTAACTGCCCATGATTTATGGTGTTTTGCTTACAAATAAATAGATAAAACAGACAGATTCTTAAATCAGGTGATTATGATGAAATCAATTTTAGGTACTGCTATACTACTTCTTGCTTTTCAGTCTGTTGCTTCAGGCCAGACAATAGCTGTAGAGGAATTTGAATTCGGAACGGCTGTTGAAAATCGTCAGATCGTAAATGCAGACTCCGCCTTTTCAGCCGATGTAGGGCAGGTTTTTTGTTTTACACGAATAACGGGTGCAGAGTCGGAAACATCCGTAACCCACATCTGGTATCTTGATGGGGTTGAAATGGCTACTGTTGAGCTGCCGGTTCGCGGAACCGACTGGAGGACCTGGAGTTCCAAAACCATATTCTCTGACTGGACGGGAGAATGGAGTGTGGATGTGCTCGACGCTGAAGGGAATATGCTGATGAGCAAATCATTTACGGTTGGGATGTAAGAATAAGGCAACAGGGATGGAAATAGCATTAACTATTACCGCTAAAAAATACGGTTGATGAAACAGACGCTGTCCGTTTTTTTACTGATGTTATTTACAGGATGCAGTGCGACCAACACTCTAACACTCAGCGTGATGGAACCTGCGGCTGTTCATTTATCTCCTGAAGTTGAGCGGGTGGGAGTGCTCAACAGAACGCTCTCCGAAGAGCCGCAGAGAGCACTGGAAACCCTTGATCAAATCTTTTCTGTGAAGGGTCCCGAACTTGATAGCCTGGGGGCCGAAGCCGGCCTTGACGCACTGAAAAGGGAGCTCTCTATGAACAACCGGTTTAGTGACGTTGTGTTTGTACGGGCAGTTTGGCTTGAGAATACGCCATACGGTACTTTTCCCTCTCCGCTTAGCTGGGATCATGCAGAACGTATCTCCCGCGAGAATGATGTGCAGGCGATCTTTTCACTTGAGTACTATGATACGGACTCCAACATCGGATACTCCACCAGAACTGTGATGGTAGAAGGACCGCTCGGTATCGAAGTACCGGTTCTTGAGCATATTGCAGAAGTGCAGACATCGTTGGAAGCCGGCTGGCGAGTGTACGATAGTGAGGCCATGCTGATCAGAGATGAGTTTCTTACGGGAGATGAGGTCCTTACCATAGGCAGCGGAATCAATCCCGGTGAAGCAGTAAAGGCACTTAGCGGACGCACAGAAGCTGTTCAGGCGGTAAGCCGGGAGATGGGTATGGCTTATGCACAGCGGGTTCTTCCTTACTGGATACGTGTTGAACGGGACTATTTTGTAAAAGGCAACGATCAGTTTGAGCTTGCAAAACGACGGGCACAGACCGGCAACTGGGAAGGGGCAGGGGAGATTTGGTTCAGACAAACGCTGCATTCGGATCCCAGGATAGCCGGCCGGGCTCATTACAACATGGGCATCATTTCGGAAATAAACGGCAATCTGGAAGAAGCTATCGATTGGGTACGAATGGCCTATGAAGATTACGGGGAAAAGAGAGCACTCGACTACCTGCGGATTTTGCAGAACCGCCTTGCCGCTGACGCAGTACTGAAACATCAGCAGACTCAATAGTCCCTCTTGATTTATTATTCACCCGCCTGCCACCGATTTGAACAAAGGACTCTGCACACTTGATTGCCGCCTTTTGAGAACCCCCTTGTTATTTAAGCAATCTTAAAATAATATTTTTCAGCATTCACAATGGAAAACCCCTATAAGCCTCAACCCTTTGTTACCATCTCAACCCCTGAATGGGCGAAGGAAGCTGCAATCTATCAAATTAATACGCGTCAATTTACCCCAGAGGGAACCTTTCAAGCAGCTGAGAAGCACCTGCCGCGGCTCAAAGAGCTTGGAGTGGATATTCTCTGGCTGATGCCTGTGCATGAGATCGGCGTTCAAAACCGAAAAGGATCGCTGGGCAGTCCCTATTCGGTGAGGGACTATTACAGCGTGAATCCGGAATTCGGTACAAAGGATGATCTGAAGCATTTTATCAGCCGGGCCCAGGCTTCAGGCTTCAGGGTGATTCTGGATTGGGTACCCAACCATACGGCCTGGGATAACCCGCTTGTGCAGGAACATCCCGAATGGTATGCGCGTGACTGGAAAGGGGATTTCAGGCCTACTCCGTGGTGGGATTGGGACGACATCATCGAACTGGATTACAGCCACACGGGGCTCCGTGAATATATGGCTGAAGCCATGACATACTGGATACGTGAAGTGGGATTCGACGGGTTCAGGATGGACGTAGCCGGTTTTGTGCCAAACGATTTCTGGGCTCGCGTCAGAAAAGAACTGGATGAAATCAAACCGGTATTTATGCTTGCAGAGTGGGATGCGCGCGATCTGCATGCGAAAGCCTTTGATATGACCTACGCCTGGAGCTGGTGGGATGCGGTGAAAGCAGTGTCAACCGGCGGAGGTTCGCTTCAGCAGCTTTTCATGTACTATTCATGGAATGAACGGGCATATCCAGATGAGGCCATACGGATGACCTTTGTGACCAACCACGACAAGAATGCATGGGAGGGAACCATGTTTGAGAACTTTGGCCATGCGCTGGAAGCGGCCATTGCTCTCTCTGTGGTGGGTGAAGGGATGCCGCTGATCTACAACGGACAGGAAGCGGGCAACGACCGTGCGCTGGCTTTCTTTGAAAAAGACCCGATCGAGTGGAAAGACCATCCGATTGGTACCCTCTACAGGAAAATGATCCGCCTCATGAAGGAAAATCAGGCTTTATGGCATGGCCGCTGGGGCGGGCGGATGATACGGGTGCCGAATAGCTCCGAGGAAAAGGTTATCAGTTTTGTGAGAATGAAGAATGGAAACAAGGTTTTTGCTGTGATTAACTTTTCGGAAAAAGAGAAGGAAATTCAGTTCAGTGGCGATCTGTTTCCCGGAAGCTATCTGGATACAGAAGCTGGCAATAAACTGACTCTGAAAAAGGATTCAACACTCAAGGTTCAGCCCGGAGGATTCCGGATTTTTACGGCTAGGCCCGGTTCATAAAAAGTTGCTTTCAATCACGATCGGATGTTCGTATCCGATATACACTCTAAGAATAATCTAATTTCAATTTTATTGGCAGTTGTAGATTATGAAATATCATCAGGAGCGCGTTGAGTTAGCAAAGGGAAGGAGCTGAAACAGGCTTCTTCCTTTTTTTGGCAATCATCTTTTCAGGAACCACACTTCATTCAGCAACATCATTTCTTTACCTTAACCGTAGCAGTTCAACCCATAAATCAGGAAAAGATACTTTGTCCATGAAAGAACTTGACCAAAACGTGCAAAACCGGGTGAATGCCTGGCTGGAAGGGAATTATGATGAGGAGGCCCAGGCTGATATCCGAAAAATGCTTGATGAGGAAAAATACGATGAGCTGACCGATGCCTTTTATAAGGATCTGGAGTTCGGTACCGGCGGACTCCGGGGGATTATGGGTGTGGGTACCAACCGGGTAAACCGCTATACGCTGGGCATGGCAACGCAGGGGCTAAGCAACTACCTGAAAAAAGTGTATCCTGATGACGAGATCAGCGTGGCCATCGCTCACGACAGCCGCAACAATGCCACGATCTTTGCACGCGTTGTGGCGGATGTTTTTTCCGCAAACGGTATCAAGGTATTCTATTTCGAATCTCTGAGACCAACTCCCGAGCTTTCGTTTGCCATTCGCGAACTTGGATGCAAGAGCGGAGTGATGCTGACAGCGTCCCACAACCCGAAGGAGTACAGCGGATATAAGGCGTACTGGGATGATGGCTGCCAGGTGCTGCCGCCGCACGACAAGAATATCATCCGTGAAGTTCAGGCCATTGAAAGCGTTGACCAGGTAAATTTTGAGGGAGATGAAGATCTGATAGAGCTCATTGGTCCGGACATGGATGAAAAGTTCATCGATACGGTTGTCTCCACATCCGTGAACCGGGATGTGATCAAAAAGCAGCACGACCTCAATATCGTCTTTTCCCCCATCCACGGTACGGCTGTTGATATCGTGCCCCGCGCTCTAAGGAAGCTCGGTTTTGACAATGTAAACCTGGTGGAAGAGCAGTGCACCATCGACGGTGATTTTCCAACCGTTGTCTATCCGAATCCTGAGGAAGAAGAGGCACTCAGCATGGCGCTGGAACAGGCCCGTGAATCCGACGCCGACCTGGTGATGGCCACCGACCCGGATGCCGACCGCGTGGGCATTGCGGTAAAGAACGAAAAAGGGGAGTTTGAGCTGCTGAACGGCAATCAGACGGCTGTACTCCTGTTTCACTACCTGCTGACGGCCTGGGAAGAGGCAGGCAAGTTTCGGGGAAATGAGTACATCGTCAAGACCATTGTAACCACCTACCTGATCGATAAGATTGCCGCTTCAATGAACGTAACCTGTTACAATGTGCTCACAGGGTTCAAGTATATTGGCGACCTTATGACGAAAAAACTGGGTGAAGAGGTCTTTATCGCAGGCGGTGAGGAGAGCTACGGCTACCTGGTGGGCGACCACGTTCGCGATAAGGATGCGGTGGTATCGTGCACGATGATTGCAGAGATGGCCGCGCACTATAAAGAGCAGGGCCGGTCCCTGTATGAAGCGCTGATTGATGTCTACACCGAATACGGATTCTACAAGGAGGAGCTGATCTCCCTTACAAAAAAAGGAAAGAAGGGCGCGGAAGAGATCAAGGCGATTATGGAAAAACTGCGGTATCAGCCGCCGTCCGAGATTGCGGGCTTCAAGGTGAAAGCCATTCGCGACTATCTGATGCAAACCGAAAAGCATGTGGAGTCGGGACGGGTGAACAGTATCGATTTCCCTGCATCCAACGTACTGCAGTTTATCACTTTGGATGATTATATCATCTCCGCCAGGCCCTCGGGAACCGAACCGAAGATCAAGTTCTACATCAGTGTGAATGGCAGGCTAGATTCACGGGAAGAGTACCGGCAGAAAGAGAAAGAGCTGGATCAGCTTATCGGGAAAATAAGGAAGGGTCTGGATTTTTAATCAAGATACAAGGCTCACGGTGCAGTCTACTACGCTAAAGCTTCGCAGATCAGGAAAGCTACGTAGACCAGGGGGGCAGGGTGCAAGGTGTCAGCTGTTAGTCCGCAGGACGACAAACACGAGCGGGGAATTCATTCCCCGTGGCGACAGGGTGCATGCTGCAAGCGACAAGCTGCGCGCAACAGGGCGCAAAATATTTTTGAAATCACAAATCGCAACTTCATGCGTCTCACTTTCTCTTCACGGTTCTAGGATACGCTTCGGATCATTTTTGCCATATGCCATTTCACTTGACAAATCTGCGCAAATCCTCGAGAAATAACCAGGTATGAATTTTTTTAAGAGGACTTTTTCCTTGATTTCCAGGTTTGGTAGCCCGGCTCCTGATCGTTTCTGTCTTCGGGAATTTCGCGAAGCGGTTCACACTCTTTTAGCGTTTCGTGCAGCTGCTTCGGCAGGCGCTGATACCAGCCGGTACCCTCTGTTTTCCAGGCTGCCATCTCGTCGGTGACATCCTTCACGATTTTAGCGGGATTGCCCACCACCACCTTCCGGTCCGGAATGGTCATCCCTTCCTTCAGAAATGCGAGTGCTCCGATAATACACTCTTTCCCGACCGTCACATTATCCATTACCACCGCGTTCATGCCCACCAGGGTGTTTTCACCGATGGTGGAGCCGTGAATAATGGCCCCGTGCCCGATGTGTGCCGCCTTGTGCAGCGTTACCGTCACGCCCGGAAACATATGAATGGTGCAGTTCTCCTGAACGTTGCAGCCGTCTTCAATCACGATCTTGCCCCAGTCGCCCCGGATCGCCGCACCGGGACCGATATAGACATCCCGCCCGATAATCACATTTCCGGTCACTGCAGCGAGAGGATGGATGTAGGCCGATTCATGAATGACGGGCTTGTAGCCTTTGAATTCGTAGATCATGGTTCAGGGTACAAGGTACAAGGTTCAGGGTTTCCCGAAGTCTCGGGACTGCGAACTGTACGCAGCAGGGTTTAAGTTTCAGGCAGCAAGCGTCAGGCTACAAGCTGCAGGCGACAGGACTTACGCATCATCAAATAATCAATCATCAATAATAAATCATCAATCATAAATCGCCAATCGTCAATCGTTCCCTTTCGGCGTAAACGCCTGGATGCCGGTAATTTCGCGGCCCAGGATGAGTCCGTGGATATCGTAGGTACCCTCGTAGGTGTTTACGGACTCCAGGTTCACCATGTGGTGGATCACGCGGTACTCGCCGGTGATGCCGTTGCCGCCGTGCATATCGCGGGCTACACGGGCAATTTCGAGTGCCTTGCCCACATTGTTTCGCTTTGCCAGGGAGGTCATGGAGGGATGATCGCGTCCCTCATCCTTGAGCTTGCCCAAACGCCATGCCAGCATCTGCATCGAGGTGATGTCGGTAAGCATATTGGCCAGCTTGGTTTGAGGCAGCTGGTTGGCCGCTATCGGCTTGCCGAACTGCTTGCGGTCGAGAACGTACTGCCGGGCCTTTTGATAGCAGAATTCAGCGGCTCCGACCGCTCCCCATGCGATGCCGTACCGTGCGCTGTTCAGGCACATAAAAGGGCCTTTTAACCCTCGTATATCGGGAAACACGTTCTCGTCGGGAATGAATACATCCTCGAACACCAGTTCGCCGGTGGAAGAGGCGCGGAGGCTCATCTTGTTGTGTGTAACCGGCGCTGAGAATCCATCCATGCCCTTTTCCACGAGGAAACCGCGGATCACCGGCTTGTCATCCTTGTGCTCTTTGGCTTTAGCCCAGACCACGGCAACGTCCGAAATGGGGGAGTTGGTGATCCACATTTTGGCGCCGTTCATGATCCATCCGCCATCGGTCTTTACGGCAGTGGTTACCATAGATCCCGGGTCAGAACCGTGATCAGGTTCCGTGAGTCCAAAGCACCCGATGATTTCACCGGTTGCAAGACGCGGTAAAAAACGCTGTTTCTGGTCCTCGGTACCAAAAATGGAAATGGGATACATCACCAGGGATGACTGCACCGACATGAATGACCGGTAGCCCGAATCGACCCGTTCCACCTCGCGGGCAACGAGTCCGTAGGCCGTCTGGCTGGCACCCACGCCGCCGTACTTGGGATCGATGGTGGCACCCAGCAGGCCGAGGTCGCCCATCTCTTTGGCGATCTCCATATCAAAAATTTCTTCCTGGTTGCCTTTCAGGGCACGCGGTTCCAGCTTCGACTGGGCATAATCGCGCGCGGTTTCCATGATCATTTTGTCATCTTCGGAAAGCTCCGATTCAAACAGGTAGGCGTCATCAATATTAAAGGGGTTTCGTGCCATTTAAACAGGTGATTAGCTGTCAAAAAATTTAAGTTTCTGAAATGTAAAGAAACTAGAATTGAATACAGAATGGTTTTCACCGCGAAGAATGGTTTGGTTTTACCGCAGAGGCGCAGAGTATCGCGGGGAATTAAATTAATTCCTTAGAAATATTTGAGTCAATTAGAGCTCCCCTTAATACTCTCTGCGACTTTGCGCCTCCGCGGTGAGTTCCTTAGGTCAGAGCTCAGGAGTTATAACCCATTTCATTCTTCAATTCTCTTGCAAGAATCAACCGCTGGATCTCGGACGTGCCCTCGCCGATGGTCATCAGTTTCACGTCGCGCATGAACCGCTCTACGTGGTACTCCTTGGTGTAGCCGTAGCCGCCGTGAATCTGTACCGCATCGAGCGTGGCTCGTTCGGCCATTTCGGACGCAAAGAGTTTGGCCATGGAGGCCTCTTTGGTGAAGGGACGTCCCTTATCCTTCAGCCATGCGGCTTTGTGAACCAGCAGACGTGCCGCTTCGATCTCCACCGCCATATTCACCATTTTGTGTTCAATTGCCTGAAAATCACCGATCGACCGGCCAAACTGCTTGCGCTCTTTGGCGTACTTCATCGACTCTTCCAATGCGCCGCGGGCAATACCCACCGAAAGCGCGCCGATACCGATTCGTCCGCCGTCGAGTACTTTCATCGTATCCACGAAGCCCATGCCCAACTCGCCAAGCAGATTGCCTGCCGGTATTTTTACATTATCAAAAACCACCTCGGTGGTGTCGGAGGAGTTCATCCCCAGCTTATGCATCGGCTCACCGGGCTTCACTCCCTCCATGGACCGCTCCACGATGAACGCACTGATGCCCTTCGTGCCTTTATTGGGATCGGTCTTTGCCAGCACCACATAGGTGTCGCCCACAGAGCCCTGAGTGATAAATATTTTGGAACCGTTGATGATCCAGTGGTCGCCATCCCTGACGGCCGTTGTTTTCATACCGGAGGCGTCGCTGCCTGAACCCGGCTCGGTCAGGCACCAGGCGGCCAGCTTTTCACCCTGTGCCAGGGGGGTAAGAAATTTCAATTTTTGTTCATGTGATCCGGCAAGGGCGATGTGTCCGCTGCCAAGTGATGTATGCGAAGCGACGGTGAGCGCCAGGGATGCATCCCACCTGCCGATCTCTTCCAACGCCAGGCAGAAGCTGACGGTATCGAATCCGGCACCGCCGTACTGCTCTTCGTGGTAGATGCCCATCAGGCCCTGATCGGCCAGCATTTTTACAATATCATGTGGAAATTTCTTGGAATTGTCGCGCTCGATCACGCCCGGGGCGATGTGGCGATCGGCAAAGTCGCGAATGGTGTCGCGAATCATCGACTGATCGTCGGTCAGGTCGAATGATAGTGAAGCTGTGTTTTCAAGTACGTCTAAGGCCATGTATAAAAATCTTTTTGAGTTTATTGGAACCGCTTCCAAAAGGTAACGAATTTGAGCGGGTTTTCATTTACAGAATTCTTTAAAGTTTACAGATTGAGTGTCATCGGGCTGTCTGAGACGAGTGTTTCCCTGAAACGGCATTGCGATGCAGGCAGATAGAGCTGGAGGGTTCTTTTTAGTCCTGAAAAAGTGTCCGAAGGCTTTTACTGTAATCGGGGTGTACTATTCCTTTTTCCGTTATGATTCCCGAGATCAGCCTTCCAGGAGTTACATCAAATGCGGGATTGTAAACCTCCACTTTTTTGGGGGCTGTGCGCTTATTTCCAAAATGGGTCACTTCGTCCTCATCGCGAAGCTCTATTTCAATGCTTTCGCCATTTTCCAGTTTTAGATCGATGGTGGAGTAGGGTGCTGCGATGTAGAAAGGGATATCATGCTCTTTTGCAAGCACTGCCAGCGTATAGGTACCTATTTTATTGGCTGCGTCCCCGTTTGCGGTGATGCGGTCAGCCCCGGTTATGACCAGGTCCACTTTTCCGGTCTGCATCAGGAATCCGGCCGCCGAGTCAATATTAAGGGTAAAGGGAATTTCCGCCTGCTGAAGCTCCCATGTGGTGAGCCGTGCTCCCTGCAGAAGCGGTCGTGTTTCATCCACCCACACGTGTTCCAGCTTGCCCGCATGGAAGGCGTGAAGGATAACGGAAAAAGCCGTTCCGAACTCGCCCGTCGCCAGTCCGCCCGTATTACAGTGGGTGAGAATGCGTGCGCGGTCGGGCACTATCTCAAGTCCATGCTCTCCGATTGATTTGCAGAGCCTGCGGTCTTCGTCGTGAATTGTTTTTGCCGTTTGAAGCGCCAGCTGTTTCAGCTCGTCAATGGATTGATCCTTTTTGGCGTAGATCACGTCCATCATTCTCTGCAGAGCCCATGATAGGTTCACTGCAGTAGGCCTGGAAGAGTTGAGGTAGTCCGAAATGCGTTTACACTCCCGATAAAAACTGTCAAAACCATTCAGATTGGTTAATTCACGGATTCCAAGGTAAAGGCCGTATGCACCCGCAATACCGATGGCCGGAGCGCCGCGCACGCGAAGCTTTTTGATGGCTTCCCAGACCTGTCCGGCAGAATCAAGGTCAGCGTAAACTTCCCTTTCGGGCAGGAATGTCTGATCGAGGATGCGCAAGCGATCGTTCTGCCATTCAAGGGATTTAAATGGGGATGTGAAAGTCATACGTCAAGTTCTGATTACGCTACAAAAGAGTGTATTTAAAAATAATGATAATAATTGACTATACCGGAATGTAACACGTATAAGGGAATCCCTTATGCGCGATTAGGTGCGAGCATGACTATCGATTCAGGGTAGCGACTCTAATCTTTAAATGGCGCATAAGCTATCATATGGATGAATCAAATACAGATCTCCGGGTAATCAGGAACCTGTTTACCCGGTGGTAAAAAACCCTTAACCGGTTTTTTGGAGTTTTAATCAGGAAGGTCCGGTAAGTAACATAAATAAAGATAGAGAAAGGTGATTGTTATGATTTTGAAAAAGAATGTAGGATATATGGATTCCATCATCCGCGTTATTTTAGGTACGCTCATTATAGCAGCAGGGCTATATTACGATAGCTATTGGGGATTTATCGGATTGATACCCGTGATTACCGGTGCAATATCGTTCTGCCCGATT of the Rhodohalobacter mucosus genome contains:
- a CDS encoding YgaP family membrane protein; the protein is MILKKNVGYMDSIIRVILGTLIIAAGLYYDSYWGFIGLIPVITGAISFCPIYRLFKLETVNPNAERAN
- a CDS encoding acyl-CoA dehydrogenase, producing the protein MARNPFNIDDAYLFESELSEDDKMIMETARDYAQSKLEPRALKGNQEEIFDMEIAKEMGDLGLLGATIDPKYGGVGASQTAYGLVAREVERVDSGYRSFMSVQSSLVMYPISIFGTEDQKQRFLPRLATGEIIGCFGLTEPDHGSDPGSMVTTAVKTDGGWIMNGAKMWITNSPISDVAVVWAKAKEHKDDKPVIRGFLVEKGMDGFSAPVTHNKMSLRASSTGELVFEDVFIPDENVFPDIRGLKGPFMCLNSARYGIAWGAVGAAEFCYQKARQYVLDRKQFGKPIAANQLPQTKLANMLTDITSMQMLAWRLGKLKDEGRDHPSMTSLAKRNNVGKALEIARVARDMHGGNGITGEYRVIHHMVNLESVNTYEGTYDIHGLILGREITGIQAFTPKGND
- a CDS encoding acyl-CoA dehydrogenase family protein, whose translation is MALDVLENTASLSFDLTDDQSMIRDTIRDFADRHIAPGVIERDNSKKFPHDIVKMLADQGLMGIYHEEQYGGAGFDTVSFCLALEEIGRWDASLALTVASHTSLGSGHIALAGSHEQKLKFLTPLAQGEKLAAWCLTEPGSGSDASGMKTTAVRDGDHWIINGSKIFITQGSVGDTYVVLAKTDPNKGTKGISAFIVERSMEGVKPGEPMHKLGMNSSDTTEVVFDNVKIPAGNLLGELGMGFVDTMKVLDGGRIGIGALSVGIARGALEESMKYAKERKQFGRSIGDFQAIEHKMVNMAVEIEAARLLVHKAAWLKDKGRPFTKEASMAKLFASEMAERATLDAVQIHGGYGYTKEYHVERFMRDVKLMTIGEGTSEIQRLILARELKNEMGYNS
- the mtnA gene encoding S-methyl-5-thioribose-1-phosphate isomerase; translation: MTFTSPFKSLEWQNDRLRILDQTFLPEREVYADLDSAGQVWEAIKKLRVRGAPAIGIAGAYGLYLGIRELTNLNGFDSFYRECKRISDYLNSSRPTAVNLSWALQRMMDVIYAKKDQSIDELKQLALQTAKTIHDEDRRLCKSIGEHGLEIVPDRARILTHCNTGGLATGEFGTAFSVILHAFHAGKLEHVWVDETRPLLQGARLTTWELQQAEIPFTLNIDSAAGFLMQTGKVDLVITGADRITANGDAANKIGTYTLAVLAKEHDIPFYIAAPYSTIDLKLENGESIEIELRDEDEVTHFGNKRTAPKKVEVYNPAFDVTPGRLISGIITEKGIVHPDYSKSLRTLFQD